In Carassius gibelio isolate Cgi1373 ecotype wild population from Czech Republic chromosome B13, carGib1.2-hapl.c, whole genome shotgun sequence, one genomic interval encodes:
- the LOC127970686 gene encoding gastrula zinc finger protein XlCGF57.1 produces MEFIKEESEDVEIEEAFRVKQEDPEEQTGLMALKEENQELKEKEDKAEKNDFMTEENFFNCPETENTLSRKKAKKTATKGIYTCQQCGKIFNQSRNLTVHMRVHTGEKPYTCQQCGKSFSQKASVKVHMRVHTGENPYTCQQCGKCFNRKGNLSVHMRVHTRETPFSCQQCEKSFTQKGSLKVHMRIHTGENPFTCQECGKHFIRKASLKSHMRVHTGEKPFTCSHCGTSFKHKATLNAHIRIHTGEKPFVCGQCGKCFRFTVTLSHHMRIHTRENRSVCHQCGRNYTDKKHLMNHVKIHLGEKPFMCHHCGKTCKNKTNLEVHIRVHTGEKPFTCPQCGKRFALKGNREVHMRLHTGEKPYECLKCKKSFMYLRELKCHLETHSEKKLHHSVCDNMVTKRSNFRNHLRVHSGVRRINCDKKCILLSHFQIHLKSRSDVRPYSCSFCRKSFKWLRSLKWHQKTCLYAKSKLLSHRK; encoded by the coding sequence gcCTGATGGCGCTGAAAGAAGAGAATCAAGAGCTGAAAGAAAAAGAAGATAAAGCTGAGAAAAATGATTTTATGACTGAAGAAAACTTTTTTAATTGCCCAGAGACTGAAAATACTTTGTCAAGGAAAAAAGCTAAAAAGACTGCAACTAAAGGCATttacacctgccaacagtgtggaaagattTTTAATCAAAGTAGAAACCTTACGgtccacatgagagttcacactggagagaagccgtatACATGCcagcagtgtggaaagagtttcagtcaAAAAGCAAGTGTTAAAGTCCatatgagagttcacactggagagaacccttatacctgccaacagtgtggaaagtgtttcaaTAGAAAAGGAAATCTGTCagtccacatgagagttcacacaaGAGAAACCCCATTCTCCTGCCAACAGTGTGAAAAAAGCTTCACTCAGAAAGGAAGCCTTaaagtccacatgagaattcacacgggAGAAAACCCTTTCACCTGCCAAGAGTGTGGAAAACATTTCATTCGAAAAGCAAGTCTTAAAAGCCATATGAgagttcacaccggagagaagcctttcacatgCTCTCACTGTGGAACAAGTTTTAAACATAAAGCAACCCTTAATGCCCACattagaattcacactggagagaagccgtttGTGTGCGgtcagtgtggaaagtgtttcagATTTACAGTGACCCTTAGtcaccacatgagaattcacacgaGAGAGAACCGTTCTGTATGCCATCAGTGTGGAAGGAATTACACAGACAAGAAGCATCTCATGAATCATGTAAAGATTCATTTGGGAGAGAAGCCTTTCATGTGCCATCACTGTGGAAAGacttgcaaaaacaaaacaaaccttgAGGTCCACATAAGAGTTCACACAGGAGAGAAGCCCTTcacctgccctcagtgtggaaagcgTTTCGCTCTCAAAGGAAACCGTGAGGTTCACATGAggcttcacactggagagaaaccttacgagtgtctaaaatgtaagaaGAGTTTCATGTATCTTAGAGAACTGAAATGTCATTTAGAAACTCATTCTGAAAAGAAACTACACCATTCAGTGTGTGACAACATGGTTACTAAGAGGAGCAATTTCAGAAATCATCTCCGTGTTCACTCTGGAGTGAGGCGGATTAATtgtgataaaaaatgtattttgctatCACACTTCCAGATACACCTGAAAAGTCGATCAGATGTGAGACCCTATTCTTGTTCTTTCTGTAGAAAGAGTTTTAAATGGCTCAGAAGTTTAAAATGGCATCAGAAAACATGTCTGTATGCAAAATCAAAGCTACTTTCACACCGCAAGTGA